Proteins encoded by one window of Sediminicoccus rosea:
- a CDS encoding TVP38/TMEM64 family protein — protein MTAGGGLGAVPPGQDAPARSSRSLGLGKLLLMVAGLALGGVLLKALGAAPGTEWVDLYIRDQGLLGESLFLLAGGLATAVGVPRQVVAFLAGYAFGTVIGVAVALAAQMLGCVLAYGWARAIARDWAERRLAGRFGPRLRPVVETLRENPFGAALALRLFPVGNNLALNFLAGMSALPAGAFFLASALGYLPQTVVFALLGKGVRVDGFWQLGLSGVLLALSVGLGVWLMGRHRAGRALGK, from the coding sequence GTGACGGCCGGCGGTGGCCTGGGCGCGGTCCCGCCCGGGCAGGACGCGCCGGCCCGGTCCTCGCGCTCGCTCGGCCTTGGCAAGCTGCTGCTCATGGTGGCGGGGCTGGCGCTGGGCGGCGTGCTGCTGAAGGCGCTGGGCGCCGCACCCGGTACCGAATGGGTGGACCTCTACATCCGCGACCAGGGGCTGCTGGGCGAAAGCCTCTTCCTGCTGGCCGGCGGGCTGGCCACCGCGGTGGGCGTGCCACGACAGGTGGTGGCCTTCCTGGCGGGCTATGCCTTCGGCACGGTGATCGGCGTGGCGGTGGCGCTCGCCGCGCAGATGCTGGGCTGCGTGCTGGCCTATGGCTGGGCGCGCGCCATCGCGCGGGACTGGGCGGAGCGGCGGCTGGCCGGGCGCTTCGGCCCACGGCTGCGCCCGGTGGTGGAGACGCTGCGCGAGAACCCCTTCGGCGCGGCGCTGGCGCTGCGGCTGTTTCCCGTGGGCAACAACCTGGCGCTGAACTTCCTGGCTGGCATGTCGGCGCTGCCGGCGGGCGCCTTCTTCCTGGCCTCCGCGCTCGGCTACCTGCCGCAGACGGTGGTCTTCGCACTGCTCGGCAAGGGCGTGCGCGTGGATGGGTTCTGGCAGCTCGGGCTTTCGGGCGTGCTGCTGGCGCTCAGCGTCGGGCTGGGGGTCTGGCTGATGGGGCGGCATCGCGCGGGACGCGCGTTGGGAAAATGA
- a CDS encoding glycosyltransferase family 2 protein: MSAAPLVSVVIPVRNEAPNIAPLVAEIQAALAATPHEIIYVDDGSTDATPEVLAGLPVRRLRHRESCGQSAAIMTGVAAATGTWIATLDGDGQNDPADIPHMLARAEAETAAAGGWVMVAGHRVNRKDSWVKRRSSRLANGIRAALLRDATPDTGCGLKLFPRTLFQAMPHFDHMHRFLPALALRAGARVLSEPVNHRPRLRGASNYGTLDRLAVSIFDLFGVAWLQRRGKRPEIEAP, translated from the coding sequence ATGTCCGCCGCACCGCTGGTTTCGGTCGTCATTCCCGTGCGGAACGAGGCCCCGAACATCGCCCCCCTGGTCGCCGAGATCCAGGCAGCCCTGGCCGCGACCCCGCACGAGATCATCTATGTGGATGATGGCTCGACCGACGCGACGCCCGAGGTCCTGGCCGGGCTGCCGGTGCGCCGGCTGCGCCACCGCGAAAGCTGCGGGCAATCGGCCGCCATCATGACCGGCGTGGCGGCGGCGACCGGCACCTGGATCGCGACGCTGGACGGCGACGGGCAGAACGACCCGGCGGACATCCCGCACATGCTGGCCCGCGCCGAGGCCGAGACCGCCGCGGCGGGCGGCTGGGTGATGGTGGCCGGGCACCGGGTGAACCGGAAGGACAGCTGGGTGAAGCGGCGCTCCTCGCGCCTCGCCAACGGCATCCGCGCCGCGCTGCTGCGCGATGCGACGCCCGATACGGGCTGCGGGCTGAAGCTGTTTCCGCGCACGCTCTTCCAGGCCATGCCGCATTTCGACCACATGCACCGCTTCCTGCCGGCGCTGGCGCTGCGCGCCGGGGCGCGGGTGCTGAGCGAGCCGGTGAACCACCGCCCGCGCCTGCGCGGCGCCTCCAACTACGGCACGCTGGACCGGCTGGCGGTGAGCATCTTCGACCTCTTCGGCGTCGCCTGGCTGCAACGGCGCGGCAAGCGGCCCGAGATCGAGGCGCCGTGA
- a CDS encoding COX15/CtaA family protein has product MPFDAHSFPAHAAAAPRGGRANPRAIAYWLLTVAGLIWLMVALGGATRLTGSGLSIMEWAPLAGTLPPLSQAEWQRLYDLYRTIPQYQLQNAGFGMEGFQRIFWLEWAHRFWGRLIGLAYLVPLLWFWARGAIPRGLGPRLALLFVLGGLQGAIGWFMVASGFDADRTAVSPYRLVLHLSMAFILFGLILWTALGLLRPAPMEIVPQQGKIRRQVVAAFWLAALTMLAGGFVAGIRAGFSYNTFPLMDGQLVPAGYLDLEPVWRNLTANIAAVQFNHRLLATLTLLAAIGAAVAARRLPDGFARRAVWTMAAAIGAQYALGIVTLLHVVPVSLGTLHQALAVGVLAAGLCAWHALRKPPASAP; this is encoded by the coding sequence ATGCCATTCGATGCCCACAGCTTTCCCGCCCATGCCGCCGCCGCCCCGCGTGGGGGCCGCGCCAATCCCCGCGCCATCGCCTATTGGCTGCTCACCGTCGCCGGGCTGATCTGGCTCATGGTTGCGCTGGGCGGCGCCACGCGCCTGACCGGCTCGGGCCTCTCGATCATGGAATGGGCGCCGCTCGCCGGCACGCTGCCGCCCCTCAGCCAGGCCGAGTGGCAGCGCCTCTACGACCTCTACCGTACCATCCCGCAATACCAGCTGCAGAACGCCGGCTTCGGGATGGAGGGCTTCCAGCGGATCTTCTGGCTGGAATGGGCGCATCGCTTCTGGGGGCGGCTGATCGGCCTCGCCTATCTCGTCCCGCTGCTCTGGTTCTGGGCGCGCGGCGCCATCCCGCGCGGCCTCGGGCCCCGGCTCGCGCTGCTCTTCGTGCTGGGCGGCCTGCAGGGGGCGATCGGCTGGTTCATGGTGGCCTCGGGCTTCGATGCGGACCGCACGGCCGTCTCGCCCTATCGCCTCGTGCTGCACCTCTCCATGGCCTTCATCCTCTTCGGCCTGATCCTCTGGACCGCGCTCGGCCTGCTGCGGCCCGCGCCGATGGAGATCGTGCCGCAGCAGGGCAAGATCCGGCGGCAGGTGGTGGCGGCCTTCTGGCTGGCGGCGCTGACCATGCTGGCGGGCGGCTTCGTGGCCGGCATCCGCGCCGGCTTCAGCTACAACACCTTCCCGCTGATGGACGGCCAGCTCGTCCCCGCCGGCTATCTCGACCTCGAGCCCGTCTGGCGCAACCTGACCGCCAACATCGCCGCCGTGCAGTTCAACCACCGCCTGCTGGCGACGCTGACGCTGCTGGCCGCCATCGGCGCGGCCGTCGCCGCGCGCCGCCTGCCCGACGGCTTCGCCCGCCGCGCCGTCTGGACCATGGCGGCCGCGATCGGCGCGCAATACGCGCTCGGCATCGTCACGCTGCTGCATGTGGTGCCGGTCTCGCTCGGCACGCTGCACCAGGCGCTGGCGGTCGGCGTGCTCGCCGCCGGGCTCTGCGCCTGGCACGCGCTGCGCAAACCACCCGCCTCGGCGCCCTGA
- a CDS encoding PAS-domain containing protein has product MDAAAPRPPEILAALPLAVMGFSGAGGLVFANTAMHALLRVDQAALKPGAALADVLRLLAFRGALGPGDPAERLREVLALDLTLPHRRLLRDVEGRGLEWRIVPLADGGHLLTLADVSEFLQAREVAEREAGALSGVLARLNNGVAQYDAARRLARSNPAYARLLGLPQHALQPGMPLTEIVARQQEAGEFDAARAAAVVADLTTRSVAQPWRHERTRPDGRTVRFENQPMPDGGWLVEIMDITDAHQAAQDVRRRVALQDALMEALPVGVAVYGPDRVLTQVNPAYNRIMAHSPVRLGENLRDILMRRAIAGEFGPCDPEVEVARRLAATSTSHGFERRTPEGIATSHRSVPLPDGGHAMVVADVTALHAAQAEARERAEVLAHMLESTRHGMAMFDGEGTVIAANRLAAHFCGLPPEAFRRGANIRELRALQIQLGVHGDKLSTDRFLAERMNEPLRGPDRYRRTNPDGTVVEIITDQLPEGGYVRSFTDVTAQVQAEAEATSRAASLQAVLDNMRHGIILYDAEGYVRTGNALGARLAGLPPDMLRPGVHFDDLRDVQAERGEHGVGEAGQRWRQNRVREPWKGESTYTRKRPDGTIIEVRTDLIPGGGCVRSFTDITALTEAQAAATQRAAMVQAMLDNMRHGIALFDAQDRLLTFNPLCAALMGLEGWLRPGVEYAELLAHQLEAGEFGEGPAARDRVAAFLVRDKGTPNTIRRRRPTGEELEVTSSPVPQGGFVLTLTDITARVVAEREVERRAEVLAATLNAARQGIILFDAEGRAVAANDIAAQLTTRAGPATLVGLSHSEIVGNQHRFEGASEAEVEQVMRQVATVDRRQHHRYQRRRRDGLVLDISSDPMPEGGYVVCFSDVTELVRAREQAQARAALLSATLNAARQGITLFDRNGIVLAANDIAAQFAGLPDAAALIGRRHADVVAAQRQHEGATPEQQAELARRFAETDRTRPHRYQRRRPDGRVFDLTSDPMREGGYVVCISDVTDLVRAREQAQAQAAALSATLDASRHGITLYGPDHRVIATNRISMAIAGYASPEEMVGQSFAEVMQHQAPLEQLADPEAEAAFLRQAMALDRTKPIRYQRRRASGEVFDVASDPTPEGGFVVSVSDVTPLVDAQEEAQRRAGILQAMLENSRQGIVLYDAQHRLVAANALAGEMMGVPDLLAKPGTTQAEILAAQRARGLYAGEDGGAEQERYFLALDRSRSHRSQRTLPDGRRYDVASDPTPDGGFVISVSDITPLVRAEAAAEQRAGLLRTMLENNTSGVLLYDHERRLRGYNSLAVTLTAMPDLPQCLGMRIEDLLERQQRTGNLGTPEAAERERQQLLALDRSKPSRSQRVTADGRVLNFASDPTPDGGFVVSLTDVTPLARAEAEAKRRAEILGVMLGNIRHGIVLFDKEGRLVASNAKLKEMLGVPEAALTPGAHMHEMVDALLVQGEYGEGEAGRRVAEAIKTRPRFAPIRSLRPRPDGTILEVVSDPTPDGGWVVTYTDVTEDRQIRAELEAAREAAEAASRAKSRFLATMSHELRTPLNAVIGFADVLCSGAAPMQTEEFAKAIREAGQHLLSLIDDILDITRTETSNPPIALEEVELTEVLEGAARMIGPAVAEGGLQLVREIAPGLPRLRGDTRRLRQVLLNLLNNATKFTEAGGTVTLRAFRTTDGLTMEVQDTGIGIEAKDLERVFEPFTQLDSALSRRFPGSGLGLHLCRSLTQAQGGALILESTPGVGTIARVTFPASSLIS; this is encoded by the coding sequence ATGGACGCCGCCGCCCCCCGACCGCCCGAGATCCTCGCGGCCCTGCCGCTGGCGGTGATGGGCTTTTCCGGGGCGGGCGGGCTGGTCTTCGCCAATACCGCCATGCATGCGCTGCTGCGGGTGGATCAGGCGGCGCTGAAGCCCGGTGCGGCCCTGGCCGATGTGCTGCGCCTGCTGGCCTTCCGTGGCGCGCTTGGCCCCGGCGACCCGGCCGAGCGCCTGCGCGAGGTGCTCGCGCTCGACCTCACCCTGCCGCATCGCCGCCTGCTGCGGGATGTCGAGGGCCGCGGCCTCGAATGGCGCATCGTGCCGCTGGCCGATGGCGGCCACCTGCTGACGCTGGCCGATGTGAGCGAATTCCTCCAGGCGCGCGAGGTGGCGGAGCGCGAGGCCGGCGCGTTGTCCGGCGTGCTGGCCCGGCTCAACAACGGTGTCGCGCAGTATGACGCGGCGCGTCGCCTCGCGCGCAGCAACCCCGCCTATGCGCGCCTGCTCGGCCTGCCTCAGCATGCGCTCCAGCCCGGCATGCCGCTCACCGAGATCGTCGCGCGCCAGCAGGAGGCTGGCGAGTTCGATGCCGCCCGTGCCGCCGCCGTGGTGGCCGACCTCACGACGCGCTCCGTCGCCCAGCCCTGGCGGCATGAGCGGACGCGCCCGGATGGCCGAACCGTCCGCTTCGAGAACCAGCCCATGCCCGATGGCGGCTGGCTGGTCGAGATCATGGACATCACCGACGCGCATCAGGCCGCGCAGGATGTCCGCCGCCGGGTGGCCCTGCAGGACGCGCTGATGGAGGCGCTGCCGGTGGGCGTCGCGGTCTATGGCCCCGACCGCGTGCTGACGCAGGTGAACCCGGCCTATAACCGCATCATGGCGCACAGCCCCGTGCGCCTCGGCGAGAACCTGCGCGACATCCTGATGCGGCGCGCCATCGCCGGCGAGTTCGGCCCCTGCGACCCGGAAGTGGAAGTCGCCCGCCGCCTCGCCGCCACCAGCACCTCGCACGGGTTCGAGCGCCGCACGCCGGAGGGCATCGCCACCAGCCATCGCAGCGTGCCGCTGCCCGATGGCGGGCATGCCATGGTGGTGGCCGACGTCACCGCGCTGCACGCCGCCCAGGCCGAGGCGCGCGAGCGGGCCGAGGTGCTGGCCCACATGCTGGAGAGCACGCGCCACGGCATGGCGATGTTCGACGGCGAGGGCACCGTCATCGCCGCCAACCGGCTGGCCGCGCATTTCTGCGGCCTGCCACCCGAGGCCTTCCGCCGCGGCGCCAATATCCGCGAGCTGCGCGCCCTGCAGATCCAGCTCGGCGTGCATGGCGACAAGCTCTCGACCGACCGCTTCCTGGCCGAGCGGATGAACGAGCCGCTGCGGGGCCCCGATCGCTACCGCCGCACCAACCCGGACGGCACGGTGGTGGAGATCATCACCGACCAGCTGCCCGAGGGCGGCTATGTCCGCTCCTTCACCGACGTGACGGCGCAGGTCCAGGCCGAGGCGGAAGCGACGAGCCGCGCCGCCTCGCTGCAGGCCGTGCTCGACAACATGCGGCACGGCATCATCCTCTATGATGCCGAGGGCTACGTCCGCACCGGGAATGCGCTGGGCGCCCGCCTGGCGGGCCTGCCGCCCGACATGCTGCGCCCCGGCGTGCATTTCGACGACCTGCGCGATGTCCAGGCCGAGCGCGGCGAGCATGGCGTGGGCGAGGCCGGGCAGCGCTGGCGCCAGAACCGCGTGCGGGAGCCCTGGAAGGGCGAGAGCACCTACACCCGCAAGCGCCCCGACGGCACCATCATCGAGGTCCGCACCGATCTCATCCCCGGCGGCGGCTGCGTCCGCTCCTTCACCGACATCACGGCGCTGACCGAGGCGCAGGCGGCGGCCACGCAGCGCGCCGCCATGGTGCAGGCGATGCTGGACAACATGCGCCACGGCATCGCGCTGTTCGACGCGCAGGACCGGCTGCTCACCTTCAACCCGCTCTGCGCCGCGCTGATGGGCCTCGAGGGCTGGCTGCGCCCCGGCGTGGAATATGCCGAGCTGCTGGCGCACCAGCTCGAAGCCGGCGAATTCGGCGAGGGCCCGGCGGCGCGCGATCGGGTCGCCGCCTTCCTCGTGCGGGACAAGGGCACGCCCAACACCATCCGCCGCCGCCGCCCGACCGGCGAGGAGCTGGAGGTGACGTCGAGCCCGGTGCCGCAGGGCGGCTTCGTGCTGACGCTGACCGACATCACCGCCCGCGTGGTGGCCGAACGCGAGGTGGAGCGCCGGGCCGAGGTGCTGGCCGCCACGCTGAACGCGGCGCGCCAGGGCATCATCCTGTTCGACGCCGAGGGCCGCGCGGTGGCCGCGAACGACATCGCCGCGCAGCTCACCACCCGGGCCGGCCCGGCGACGCTCGTCGGCCTCAGCCATTCCGAGATCGTGGGCAACCAGCACCGCTTCGAGGGCGCGAGCGAGGCGGAGGTGGAGCAGGTGATGCGGCAGGTGGCGACGGTGGACCGCCGCCAGCACCACCGCTACCAGCGCCGCCGCCGCGATGGCCTGGTGCTCGACATCAGCTCCGACCCGATGCCCGAGGGCGGCTACGTCGTCTGCTTCTCGGACGTGACGGAGCTGGTGCGCGCGCGCGAGCAGGCGCAGGCCCGCGCGGCGCTGCTCTCCGCCACCCTGAACGCGGCGCGCCAGGGCATCACGCTGTTCGACCGCAACGGCATCGTCCTCGCCGCCAACGACATCGCCGCGCAATTCGCGGGCCTGCCCGATGCGGCGGCGCTGATCGGCCGCCGCCATGCCGATGTCGTCGCCGCCCAGCGCCAGCACGAGGGCGCGACGCCCGAGCAGCAGGCCGAACTGGCGCGCCGCTTCGCCGAGACGGACCGCACACGGCCGCACCGCTACCAGCGCCGCCGGCCGGATGGCCGCGTCTTCGACCTCACCTCCGACCCGATGCGCGAGGGCGGCTACGTCGTCTGCATCTCCGACGTGACGGACCTGGTGCGCGCGCGCGAACAGGCCCAGGCCCAGGCGGCCGCGCTCTCGGCCACGCTCGACGCCTCGCGCCACGGCATCACCCTCTACGGGCCCGACCACCGGGTGATCGCCACCAACCGGATCAGCATGGCGATCGCGGGCTATGCCTCGCCCGAGGAGATGGTGGGCCAGAGCTTCGCGGAGGTGATGCAGCACCAGGCACCGCTGGAACAGCTGGCCGACCCGGAGGCCGAGGCCGCCTTCCTGCGCCAGGCCATGGCGCTCGATCGCACCAAGCCGATCCGCTACCAGCGGCGCCGCGCCTCGGGCGAGGTCTTCGACGTCGCCTCCGACCCGACGCCCGAGGGCGGCTTCGTCGTCTCCGTCTCCGACGTGACGCCGCTGGTGGACGCGCAGGAGGAGGCGCAGCGCCGCGCCGGCATCCTGCAGGCGATGCTGGAGAACAGCCGCCAGGGCATCGTGCTCTATGACGCGCAGCACCGCCTCGTCGCCGCCAATGCGCTGGCCGGCGAGATGATGGGCGTGCCCGACCTGCTGGCGAAGCCGGGCACAACCCAGGCCGAGATCCTGGCGGCGCAGCGCGCGCGCGGCCTTTATGCCGGCGAGGATGGCGGCGCCGAGCAGGAGCGCTACTTCCTCGCGCTCGACCGCAGCAGATCGCACCGCTCGCAGCGAACCCTGCCCGATGGCCGGCGCTATGACGTGGCCTCCGACCCGACGCCCGATGGCGGCTTCGTCATCTCGGTCTCGGACATCACGCCGCTGGTCCGCGCCGAGGCGGCCGCCGAGCAGCGCGCCGGCCTGCTGCGGACCATGCTGGAGAACAACACCTCCGGCGTGCTGCTCTACGACCATGAGCGGCGGCTGCGCGGCTACAACAGCCTGGCCGTGACGCTCACCGCCATGCCCGACCTGCCGCAATGCCTCGGCATGCGCATCGAGGACCTGCTGGAGCGGCAGCAGCGCACCGGCAATCTCGGCACCCCCGAGGCGGCCGAGCGCGAACGCCAGCAGCTCCTCGCGCTCGACCGCAGCAAGCCCTCCCGCTCGCAGCGGGTGACGGCGGATGGCCGGGTCCTGAACTTCGCCTCCGACCCGACGCCCGATGGCGGCTTCGTCGTCTCGCTCACCGATGTGACGCCGCTCGCCCGCGCCGAGGCCGAGGCCAAGCGGCGCGCCGAGATCCTGGGCGTGATGCTGGGCAATATCCGCCACGGCATCGTGCTCTTCGACAAGGAGGGCCGCCTGGTCGCCTCCAACGCCAAGCTGAAGGAGATGCTGGGCGTGCCGGAAGCGGCGCTGACGCCCGGCGCCCATATGCACGAGATGGTGGATGCGCTGCTGGTGCAGGGCGAATACGGCGAGGGCGAGGCCGGGCGGCGCGTGGCCGAGGCGATCAAGACCCGCCCGCGCTTCGCGCCCATCCGCTCCCTCCGCCCGCGGCCGGACGGCACCATCCTCGAGGTGGTCTCCGACCCCACGCCCGATGGCGGCTGGGTCGTCACCTATACCGACGTCACCGAGGACCGGCAGATCCGCGCCGAGCTGGAGGCCGCGCGCGAGGCGGCCGAAGCGGCGAGCCGCGCCAAGTCCCGCTTCCTCGCCACCATGAGCCATGAGCTGCGCACGCCGCTCAATGCCGTGATCGGCTTCGCCGACGTGCTCTGCAGCGGCGCGGCGCCGATGCAGACCGAGGAATTCGCCAAGGCGATCCGTGAGGCAGGGCAGCACCTGCTCTCCCTGATCGACGACATCCTCGACATCACCCGCACCGAGACCAGCAACCCGCCCATCGCGCTGGAGGAGGTGGAGCTGACCGAGGTGCTGGAGGGCGCCGCGCGCATGATCGGCCCGGCCGTCGCCGAGGGCGGGCTGCAGCTGGTGCGCGAGATCGCGCCCGGCCTGCCGCGCCTGCGCGGCGATACGCGCCGGCTGCGCCAGGTGCTGTTGAACCTGCTCAACAACGCCACCAAGTTCACCGAAGCGGGCGGCACCGTCACGCTGCGCGCCTTCCGCACCACGGACGGCCTGACGATGGAGGTGCAGGACACCGGCATCGGCATCGAGGCGAAGGACCTGGAGCGCGTCTTCGAGCCCTTCACCCAGCTCGACAGCGCGCTCTCCCGCCGCTTCCCGGGCTCGGGCCTCGGCCTGCATCTCTGCCGCTCGCTGACCCAGGCGCAGGGCGGCGCCCTCATCCTCGAAAGCACGCCGGGGGTGGGCACCATCGCCCGTGTCACCTTCCCGGCCTCCAGCCTGATTTCCTGA
- the tldD gene encoding metalloprotease TldD, which translates to MPLDTPLAVTDRLFYTGLDPEAAARRLREATDGAEDGELFFEYRESEAISLEDGRIRSASYDTQRGFGLRAIQGEAAGYAHSGEISDAALARAVATVGAVRQGRSGTLDVGPRATNTQLYEAANPLTAMGFAEKTELLMEIDAHARALDPRVTQVMASLSGEWQAVQILRPDGLRVADLRPLVRFNVSVVVEENGRRETGSFGTGGRFAYARVIGDGGWQAGVAEALRQALVNLQSIPAPAGETEVVLGPGWPGILLHEAIGHGLEGDFNRKKTSAFAGLVGTRIAAPGVTVVDDGTIADRRGSLTVDDEGTPSGRTVMIEDGYLRGFIQDRQNARLMGVAPTGNGRRQSFAHIPMPRMTNTIMLGGAHSPAEIIGSVKKGIYAVNFGGGQVDITSGKFVFSMSEAYIIENGRIGAPVKGATLIGNGPDALTKVSMIGNDSAMDPGIGTCGKNGQGVPVGVGQPTLKMTGLTVGGTAI; encoded by the coding sequence ATGCCGCTCGACACGCCGCTCGCCGTCACGGACCGGCTTTTCTACACCGGCCTCGACCCGGAGGCCGCCGCGCGCCGCCTGCGCGAGGCGACCGACGGCGCCGAGGATGGCGAGCTTTTCTTCGAATACCGCGAGAGCGAGGCGATCAGCCTGGAGGATGGCCGCATCCGTTCGGCCAGCTACGACACGCAGCGCGGCTTCGGCCTGCGTGCCATCCAGGGCGAGGCGGCGGGCTATGCCCATTCGGGCGAGATCAGCGATGCGGCACTGGCGCGCGCGGTGGCGACGGTGGGCGCGGTGCGGCAGGGGCGCAGCGGCACGCTCGATGTCGGCCCGCGCGCGACCAACACGCAGCTTTACGAGGCGGCGAACCCGCTGACGGCCATGGGTTTCGCCGAGAAGACCGAGCTGCTGATGGAGATCGACGCCCATGCCCGCGCGCTCGACCCGCGCGTGACGCAGGTCATGGCCTCGCTCAGCGGCGAATGGCAGGCGGTGCAGATCCTGCGGCCCGACGGGCTGCGCGTGGCGGACCTCCGCCCGCTGGTGCGCTTCAACGTCTCCGTCGTGGTGGAGGAGAACGGGCGCCGCGAGACGGGCAGCTTCGGCACGGGCGGGCGCTTCGCCTATGCGCGCGTGATCGGCGATGGCGGCTGGCAGGCGGGCGTCGCGGAGGCGCTGCGCCAGGCGCTGGTGAACCTCCAGAGCATCCCCGCGCCCGCCGGCGAGACCGAGGTGGTGCTGGGCCCGGGCTGGCCCGGCATCCTGCTGCATGAGGCGATCGGCCACGGGCTGGAGGGCGACTTCAACCGCAAGAAGACCAGCGCCTTCGCGGGTCTCGTCGGCACGCGCATCGCCGCCCCCGGCGTTACCGTGGTGGATGACGGCACCATCGCCGACCGTCGCGGTTCGCTCACCGTGGACGACGAGGGCACGCCCTCGGGCCGCACCGTGATGATCGAGGATGGCTATCTGCGCGGCTTCATCCAGGACCGGCAGAATGCGCGCCTCATGGGCGTGGCGCCCACCGGCAATGGCCGCCGTCAGAGCTTCGCCCACATCCCGATGCCGCGCATGACCAACACCATCATGCTGGGCGGCGCGCACAGCCCGGCCGAGATCATCGGCAGCGTGAAGAAGGGCATCTATGCCGTGAATTTCGGTGGCGGGCAGGTGGACATCACCTCGGGCAAGTTCGTCTTCTCGATGAGCGAGGCCTACATCATCGAGAATGGCCGCATCGGCGCGCCGGTGAAGGGCGCGACCCTGATCGGCAACGGGCCGGATGCGCTGACCAAGGTCAGCATGATCGGCAATGACAGCGCGATGGACCCGGGCATCGGCACCTGCGGCAAGAATGGCCAGGGCGTGCCGGTGGGCGTGGGCCAGCCCACGCTGAAGATGACCGGGCTGACCGTGGGCGGCACCGCCATCTGA
- a CDS encoding Bug family tripartite tricarboxylate transporter substrate binding protein yields MIRRFALAALGLLAATPFAVSAQSFPQRPITLAVGFAPGGSTDIASRLISERFAANIGPEARVVVENRPGASGVVAGDWLRRQAPDGHTLMLIEVSSHAIAPAALEGGTPFNPVADSTQIAMIGTAPMVLIAAPNFPATTAQQAISVLRASRPEQYAYATSGVGSIPHLGVEMLALQLGARFTHVPYRSGGLMLTAIHQGEGQFGIAVLASAAAQIRGGLVRGLAVTSRERFPSFPDLPTLNEGAMPGFELSTWNMIIGPPNMPPAVVQQLNRALVATVADATLRERLLQAGVLPWASENTPESTRAFLTSEVEKYRQVVARTGVRLER; encoded by the coding sequence ATGATTCGCCGCTTCGCGCTCGCCGCGTTGGGATTGCTCGCCGCCACGCCTTTCGCCGTGAGCGCCCAGAGCTTCCCGCAACGCCCCATCACGCTCGCGGTGGGCTTCGCGCCCGGCGGCAGCACGGACATCGCCTCCCGCCTCATCTCCGAGCGCTTCGCGGCCAATATCGGCCCCGAGGCGCGGGTGGTGGTGGAGAACCGCCCCGGTGCCTCAGGCGTGGTGGCGGGCGACTGGCTGCGTCGCCAGGCGCCGGACGGCCATACACTGATGCTGATCGAGGTCAGCTCCCACGCGATCGCGCCCGCGGCGCTGGAGGGCGGCACGCCGTTCAACCCGGTGGCCGATTCCACGCAGATCGCGATGATCGGCACCGCGCCGATGGTGCTGATCGCCGCCCCCAATTTCCCCGCGACCACGGCGCAGCAGGCGATTTCCGTGCTGCGCGCCTCGCGCCCCGAGCAATATGCCTATGCGACCTCGGGCGTCGGCTCCATCCCGCATCTGGGCGTGGAAATGCTGGCCTTGCAGCTCGGCGCGCGCTTCACCCATGTGCCCTATCGCAGCGGCGGGTTGATGCTGACGGCGATCCACCAGGGCGAGGGGCAGTTCGGCATCGCGGTGCTGGCCTCCGCCGCCGCGCAGATCCGTGGCGGGCTGGTGCGCGGCCTGGCGGTGACGAGCCGCGAGCGCTTCCCCTCCTTCCCCGACCTGCCGACGCTGAACGAGGGCGCGATGCCGGGCTTCGAGCTCTCGACCTGGAACATGATCATCGGCCCGCCGAACATGCCGCCCGCGGTGGTGCAGCAGCTCAACCGCGCGCTGGTGGCGACCGTGGCGGATGCGACGCTGCGCGAGCGCCTGCTCCAGGCCGGCGTGCTGCCCTGGGCGAGCGAGAACACGCCCGAGAGCACGCGCGCCTTCCTGACGAGCGAGGTGGAAAAGTACCGCCAGGTGGTGGCGCGCACCGGCGTCCGCCTGGAGCGTTGA